One genomic segment of Bombus vancouverensis nearcticus chromosome 11, iyBomVanc1_principal, whole genome shotgun sequence includes these proteins:
- the LOC143303315 gene encoding uncharacterized protein LOC143303315, producing MWSDGQKAVYARKLLKGSAKIFASFECHARTWHELKRGLVKEFSRKVNSRQVHQKLEETKKESDEACLAYMYRILEIAIHVDIEEEAKVEYIVDGIIDEEKNKAVLYGATSIKELRKRLVMYEEQKSRRAKSIVKPAKTQKNGKPSQSVDAMKKRRCFICGSEDHLSVKCPERGEGVRCSECSGFGHIAARCTARPKETCVVSRSEKGKYVKEVAIDDCRFVALVDTGSDLTFIRSDEYARLGSPPLGKCKLKFDGVGSAGNETWGEFTKVMTVDGCKLPITLHVVSNKILTKHGLLLGTDFLDQVGLRVKRGEVTFLRLDEQTNKDVSDVFRINVVEQTDETDLTHVQEPHYREAIRDIVRGYRPEKKRDVGITAKVVLESDKPVARRPRRLAPSERKEEDDLMEVWTNEGVIKSSDSEYASPIGVVRKKDLCVRVARWALLLGEFKYQVCHRPGKSMQHVDAPSRNPLPSTMDVTESEDGLIARLRRAQNKDMEVRRILDAATCSQADGQVVRNNILYKECKDDVLIVVSKAMRAQVVRQAHKRGHFEVTKTEAMVKKDFWFRGLREKVEHVVSNCLDCSLTERNIGKLEGNLRNYKKRRKRAKQYLRKDPCTPRFYETLGPKCRK from the coding sequence atgtggtcggatgggcagaaggcagtctacgcaaggaagctgctgaagggatcagcgaaaatatttgcgagcttcgagtgtcatgccaggacttggcatgagttgaagagggggctagtgaaagaattttcgaggaaagtcaacagtaggcaagtacatcagaaacttgaagaaacaaaaaaagagagtgatgaagcatgtttggcttacatgtaccgcatactCGAAATAGCCatccatgtggacatagaggaggaagcaaaggtggaatacatagtggatggaataatagacgaagagaaaaataaggctgtattgtacggcgctacgtcaatcaaggagttgaggaagaggttagtgatgtacgaagagcagaagagtcgcagagcaaagtcgattgtgaagccggctaaaacccagaagaacgggaagcccagtcaatctgtagatgcaatgaagaaaagaagatgcttcatttgcggtagtgaggatcatctaagtgttaagtgtccggagaggggagaaggtgttaggtgttccgagtgcagcggatttggacatattgcagcgaggtgtacggcacgaccgaaagagacttgcgtagtgtcaagatccgaaaaggggaagtatgtgaaggaagtggcgatagatgattgtaggtttgtggcactagtggatacgggtagtgatctcacgttcattcgatcagacgagtatgcgaggttagggtcaccaccgctaggtaaatgcaagcttaagttcgacggtgttggttccgctggcaatgagacctggggtgaattcaccaaggtaatgacggttgatgggtgtaaactgccaatcactttgcacgttgtttcaaacaaaatattgacgaagcacggtctgttgttaggcactgattttctggatcaggtagggttacgggttaaacggggcgaagtgactttcttgcggcttgacgaacagactaacaaagacgtgtcggatgtgtttagaattaacGTAGTAGAACAGactgacgaaacagacctaacacacgtacaggaaccgcattatcgtgaagcgattcgagatatcgttagggggtataggccggagaagaagcgagacgtcggaataaccgcaaaagtagttttggaaagcgacaagccggtagcgcgaagaccgcgaagactggcgccgtcggaaagaaaggaagaagatgatctGATGGAAgtgtggacaaacgagggtgtcatcaaatcgtcagactcggagtatgcgagtccgataggtgtagttagaaagaaagatttgtgtgtgcgtgtggctagatgggccttgttactaggcgagtttaagtatcaggtgtgtcatcggccggggaaaagtatgcagcatgtagatgctccgagtaggaaccccctgccgagcactatggatgtaacggagagtgaagacgggctgattgcacggttgagaagggcacagaacaaggacatggaagtccgtaggattttggacgccgcaacgtgcagtcaggccgatgggcaggtagtaagaaacaatattttgtataaggagtgtaaggacgatgtgctaatagtagtatcgaaggcgatgcgggctcaagtagtcaggcaagcgcacaagcgtgggcatttcgaggttaccaaaacagaagctatggtcaagaaggacttctggttcagggggttacgcgaaaaggtcgaacacgtggtatccaactgccttgactgtagcctaaccgaacgaaacataggtaagctagaagggaacctgcgaaattacaagaaaagaagaaagcgtgcgaagcagtacctgaggaaggacccgtgcacacctcgattttatgaaaccttgggtcctaaatgccgaaagtga